Proteins co-encoded in one Chroococcidiopsis sp. TS-821 genomic window:
- the miaA gene encoding tRNA (adenosine(37)-N6)-dimethylallyltransferase MiaA, translating to MYPNNFYRSCLITICGATATGKSRLAIALAKKLNAVILSADSRQVYREFNIGTAKPSVTEQNLVPHYLIDICTPTETLTVADYQAQAQTLIAQFQQQGQIPLLVGGTGLYIRAVVRGLKIPRVAPHPELRSQLESLGQTQLYSILQQVDAVAAQKIHPHDAVRTLRALEVFYVTGRPISEQQGESPPNYPILQIGLDCRGESLRDRIMQRTEQMIADGLVAEVEYLCQKYSADLPLLNTLGYHEVKQYLFNEITLDEAKELTVVHTRQFAKRQRTWFRAYPQIEWFDADAPDLFERVYQRVQAFLNLYEYK from the coding sequence ATGTACCCAAATAATTTTTATCGATCTTGCTTAATCACAATTTGCGGGGCGACAGCAACGGGAAAATCAAGACTGGCGATCGCGCTTGCCAAAAAACTCAACGCTGTCATTCTCAGCGCCGACTCGCGCCAAGTATACCGCGAATTCAACATTGGCACAGCCAAGCCATCAGTTACCGAACAAAACTTAGTACCGCATTATTTAATTGATATCTGCACGCCTACCGAAACTCTTACTGTTGCAGATTACCAAGCGCAAGCACAGACTTTAATTGCTCAGTTTCAGCAGCAAGGGCAAATTCCGCTATTAGTCGGCGGTACTGGGTTATATATTCGCGCAGTGGTACGAGGGTTGAAGATCCCAAGAGTTGCGCCGCATCCTGAATTGCGATCGCAGTTAGAATCACTCGGTCAAACGCAACTTTACAGCATTTTGCAACAAGTTGATGCGGTTGCAGCGCAGAAAATTCACCCGCATGATGCAGTACGAACACTACGCGCGTTAGAAGTCTTTTATGTCACAGGGCGTCCAATCTCAGAACAACAAGGAGAGAGCCCACCAAATTATCCGATTTTACAGATTGGCTTAGATTGTCGTGGAGAGAGTTTACGCGATCGCATTATGCAACGCACTGAACAAATGATTGCAGACGGTTTAGTTGCTGAAGTGGAATATCTTTGTCAAAAATACAGTGCTGACTTACCGTTGTTAAATACTTTGGGATATCACGAGGTCAAGCAGTATCTATTTAATGAGATTACCCTCGATGAAGCAAAAGAATTAACCGTTGTGCACACCCGACAATTCGCTAAACGACAGCGTACTTGGTTTCGCGCCTATCCGCAAATTGAATGGTTTGATGCTGATGCGCCTGATTTGTTTGAACGAGTTTACCAGCGAGTGCAAGCATTTTTAAACCTGTATGAATACAAGTAA
- a CDS encoding Uma2 family endonuclease produces the protein MVEQTFICDDDYYVPDANQLVTEDDTPVDDFASEKQQRLLVSSIYSAMQKRTLIAAANVGVYYTDLQPAIVPDVFLSFDVQVPQNWWDKQNRCYMVWRFGKPPEVVIEIVSNKEGDELGKKLRTYEHMRVSYYIVYDPTEQFGQVLRVHELRGMRYSEINETWLEQVGLGVTIWQGEFEGRQDTWLRWCYQDGSILLTGDERAAQAEQRAAQAEQRAQILAEQLRRMGIEPSD, from the coding sequence ATGGTTGAGCAAACTTTTATCTGTGACGATGACTACTACGTACCAGATGCTAATCAGCTAGTGACTGAAGACGATACACCAGTGGATGATTTTGCTTCTGAAAAACAACAACGGCTTCTAGTTAGTTCGATTTATAGTGCTATGCAAAAGCGCACTTTAATTGCAGCCGCAAATGTCGGTGTTTACTATACAGACTTGCAACCCGCGATTGTCCCCGATGTCTTTCTTAGTTTTGACGTACAAGTACCACAAAACTGGTGGGACAAGCAAAATCGTTGTTACATGGTGTGGCGTTTTGGAAAACCACCGGAAGTTGTGATTGAGATTGTTTCTAACAAAGAGGGCGATGAACTAGGAAAAAAACTCAGAACCTACGAGCATATGCGCGTTAGCTACTATATTGTGTACGATCCGACTGAGCAGTTTGGACAAGTGCTGCGCGTGCATGAACTCCGAGGAATGCGATATTCCGAAATTAATGAAACTTGGCTCGAACAAGTTGGACTGGGTGTCACAATATGGCAAGGAGAATTTGAAGGTAGGCAAGATACCTGGTTGCGCTGGTGCTACCAAGATGGAAGTATTTTACTGACTGGAGATGAACGCGCTGCACAAGCTGAACAACGCGCTGCACAAGCTGAACAACGCGCCCAGATTCTTGCTGAACAATTGCGAAGAATGGGAATTGAGCCTTCTGACTGA
- the glcD gene encoding glycolate oxidase subunit GlcD, with amino-acid sequence MLLRNQQHSKWKPIIKQFEAVLGKNGVVQRKEELITYECDGLTSYRQRPAVVVLPRTTEQVAEVVKICDRNSIPFIARGSGTGLSGGALPIEDCVLIVTAMMRQILKVDLENQQVIVQPGVINNWVTQTVSGAGFYYAPDPSSQIICSIGGNVAENSGGVHCLKYGVTTNHVLGLKLVLPDGTITEVGGQVPEMPGYDLTGVFVGSEGTLGIATEITLKILKTAESICVLLADFTSVEAAGAAVSDIIGAGIIPAGMEMMDNLSINAVEDVVATGCYPRDAAAILLVEIDGLAVEVAANKQRIADICKQNGARNITTASDPETRLKLWKGRKAAFAAAGHLSPDYYVQDGVIPRTQLPFVLQEIESLSKQYGYRIANVFHAGDGNLHPLILYNNSVPGALEKVEELGGEILKLCVKVGGSISGEHGIGADKRCYMPDMFTETDLETMQYIRQAFNPRELANPGKIFPTPRTCGEAARAEAAKKFASVERF; translated from the coding sequence ATGCTTCTTAGAAATCAGCAGCACAGCAAATGGAAACCAATTATCAAGCAATTTGAGGCTGTTCTTGGTAAAAATGGCGTAGTGCAGCGCAAGGAAGAATTAATTACCTATGAGTGTGATGGTTTAACTAGCTATCGTCAGCGCCCTGCGGTGGTTGTGTTACCGCGCACAACAGAACAAGTTGCAGAGGTAGTGAAAATATGCGATCGCAATTCGATTCCCTTCATTGCACGCGGTTCTGGTACAGGTTTATCAGGTGGTGCATTACCAATCGAAGATTGCGTGTTGATTGTGACCGCCATGATGCGGCAAATTCTCAAGGTAGACTTGGAAAATCAGCAAGTTATCGTCCAACCCGGAGTGATTAACAACTGGGTAACGCAAACTGTCAGTGGTGCTGGTTTTTATTATGCTCCCGATCCTTCGAGTCAAATTATCTGCTCGATTGGTGGCAATGTTGCAGAAAATTCAGGTGGCGTTCACTGTCTTAAATATGGCGTCACCACAAATCACGTTTTAGGATTGAAACTCGTGCTTCCTGATGGCACAATTACTGAAGTCGGCGGACAAGTCCCCGAAATGCCTGGCTACGATCTTACAGGTGTTTTTGTTGGTTCCGAAGGTACGCTGGGAATTGCCACCGAAATTACCCTAAAGATCCTCAAAACCGCCGAATCTATTTGCGTTCTCTTAGCAGATTTTACCAGTGTGGAAGCTGCAGGTGCTGCTGTTTCAGACATTATCGGTGCAGGAATTATTCCAGCTGGTATGGAAATGATGGATAACCTTAGCATTAATGCTGTTGAAGATGTCGTTGCTACAGGTTGTTACCCGCGAGATGCAGCTGCCATTTTACTCGTTGAAATTGATGGTTTAGCCGTAGAAGTTGCAGCAAATAAACAACGAATTGCTGATATTTGCAAACAAAATGGCGCGCGCAATATCACGACAGCAAGCGATCCAGAAACACGCTTAAAATTATGGAAAGGTCGCAAAGCTGCTTTTGCTGCTGCAGGTCATCTTAGCCCCGATTATTATGTTCAAGATGGAGTTATTCCTCGAACACAACTACCTTTTGTATTGCAAGAAATTGAAAGTTTAAGTAAACAATATGGTTATCGTATCGCTAATGTATTTCATGCTGGTGATGGAAACTTACATCCGTTAATTTTGTATAATAACTCTGTCCCTGGTGCATTAGAAAAAGTTGAAGAATTAGGTGGGGAAATTCTTAAGCTTTGCGTTAAGGTTGGTGGAAGCATTTCAGGCGAACACGGTATCGGCGCTGATAAGCGATGCTATATGCCCGATATGTTTACAGAAACTGATTTAGAAACGATGCAGTATATCCGTCAAGCCTTTAATCCACGGGAATTAGCAAATCCTGGGAAAATATTTCCTACCCCACGCACTTGCGGAGAAGCTGCAAGGGCTGAAGCAGCCAAGAAGTTTGCATCAGTAGAGCGATTTTAA
- a CDS encoding PAS domain-containing sensor histidine kinase yields MNNVILLCLTTTILLGFFIVLYNSFVKLSRNLVFFCTNILNQLKKNLVSAWQAARIQQVNQTLEQQLQEQAQQLLQTNQKLANKILEQQQTEIALRESEERYRDLFENANDLIQCVTPDGKFVYVNQAWKNTLEYNDSELENLTIFNIIHPDCLEHCLEIFQRIMSGENINEVEAKFISKSGKEITVAGSINCKFDQGQPVSTRGIFRNITERKQAEAEIYYALAKERELVELKSRFVTTVSHEFRTPLTVIMMSIKLLEKFGDQIPKEKKQLYFERIQVAGNHITNLLDDLLTASRIESGKLHFSPTYLDLEKTCQEIIEQLQLSTTSKHTINFTCIGQVSQTYLDEQLIRHILINLLSNAIKYSPQGGDITFYLTYNPQEIIFTIQDRGIGIPEEEQKYLFDSFYRASNTSTIPGTGLGMSIVKQCVELHKGSIYVESQVGVGTTVTVVIPRQD; encoded by the coding sequence ATGAATAATGTTATTTTACTATGCTTAACTACAACAATTTTGCTAGGATTTTTTATAGTCTTGTATAATAGTTTTGTTAAGCTGTCACGCAACTTAGTATTTTTTTGTACTAATATATTAAATCAACTTAAGAAGAATTTAGTAAGCGCTTGGCAGGCAGCTAGAATTCAGCAAGTTAATCAAACTTTAGAGCAACAACTTCAAGAACAGGCTCAACAACTATTACAAACTAATCAAAAGCTAGCTAATAAAATTCTCGAGCAACAGCAAACAGAAATAGCCTTGCGCGAGAGTGAAGAAAGGTATAGAGACTTATTTGAAAATGCAAACGATTTAATTCAGTGTGTTACACCAGACGGAAAATTTGTTTATGTAAACCAAGCTTGGAAAAATACTTTAGAATATAACGATAGCGAGCTAGAAAATCTGACAATATTCAATATTATTCATCCTGATTGCCTAGAACATTGCTTAGAAATCTTTCAAAGAATAATGTCAGGAGAAAATATTAATGAAGTTGAAGCTAAGTTTATTTCTAAAAGTGGTAAAGAAATTACAGTTGCTGGAAGCATTAATTGTAAATTTGACCAAGGTCAACCAGTTTCAACAAGAGGAATTTTTCGTAATATAACTGAACGCAAGCAAGCAGAAGCTGAGATCTACTATGCTTTAGCAAAAGAAAGAGAACTTGTTGAACTTAAATCGCGGTTTGTGACTACAGTGTCGCACGAGTTTCGCACGCCACTTACCGTTATTATGATGTCAATTAAATTACTCGAAAAGTTTGGCGATCAAATACCAAAAGAAAAAAAGCAGCTTTATTTTGAACGCATTCAGGTTGCAGGTAACCACATAACAAACTTACTCGACGATCTTTTAACAGCGAGCAGGATCGAATCTGGAAAGTTACATTTTTCTCCAACTTATTTAGATTTGGAAAAAACTTGTCAAGAAATTATAGAGCAATTACAACTTAGTACTACTAGCAAACATACAATTAACTTTACTTGCATAGGTCAAGTAAGTCAAACTTACTTAGACGAACAATTAATCCGTCATATTCTTATAAATTTGCTATCTAATGCTATCAAGTATTCACCTCAGGGTGGAGATATTACTTTTTACTTGACGTACAATCCACAAGAAATTATTTTCACAATTCAAGATCGAGGCATTGGCATTCCTGAAGAAGAACAAAAATACTTATTCGATTCTTTCTATCGTGCTAGTAACACAAGTACAATTCCTGGAACAGGGTTAGGAATGTCTATTGTAAAACAGTGTGTAGAGTTACATAAAGGTAGCATTTATGTAGAAAGTCAGGTCGGAGTTGGAACTACAGTTACTGTTGTTATACCAAGACAAGATTAA
- a CDS encoding FAD-binding oxidoreductase has product MSAIAQKLKTIVGNSKVIAWDAIEAVRREQIQQAIATENYPCLVYPQTQAELAEVVSCAYQNQWKILPCGNTTKLHWGGLAQDVQIVISTERIHQLIEHAVGDLTVTAEAGICFADLQATLAAARQFLALDPTTPEFATLGGIVATADTGSLRQRYGGVRDQLLGISFVRADGKIAKAGGRVVKNVAGYDLMKLFTGSYGTLGIITSVTFRVYPIPETSSTVVLTGSADAIASSVTNLRASALTPVASDLLSPQLVTSLDLGKGLGLVVQFQSLSASVQQQAKSLLELGQQLNLQGAVYTTDNETKLWQTLQQQMRSPAQPTEITCKIGVLPTKAVATLTHFEPHMGLIHTGSGLGLLRLDTNADKQSILKMRDFCQSQGGFLAVLAAPKTIKETIDVWGYQGSALEIMQRIKQQFDPNKILSPSRFVGGI; this is encoded by the coding sequence ATGAGTGCGATCGCCCAAAAATTAAAAACCATTGTTGGAAATTCTAAAGTCATAGCATGGGATGCTATTGAAGCTGTGCGTCGCGAACAGATCCAACAAGCGATCGCCACAGAAAATTATCCGTGTCTTGTTTATCCCCAAACGCAAGCAGAACTCGCAGAAGTTGTTAGTTGTGCTTACCAAAATCAATGGAAAATATTACCCTGTGGAAACACAACTAAACTACATTGGGGTGGCTTAGCCCAAGACGTACAAATTGTCATCAGTACCGAACGCATTCATCAATTAATTGAACACGCCGTAGGAGATTTAACCGTAACAGCAGAAGCAGGAATTTGCTTTGCCGACTTGCAAGCAACTTTAGCAGCTGCAAGACAATTTCTCGCCCTCGATCCTACCACCCCTGAATTCGCTACATTAGGAGGAATTGTCGCCACTGCGGATACTGGTTCGCTGCGCCAACGTTATGGAGGAGTGCGCGATCAACTTCTAGGAATTAGTTTTGTCCGTGCGGATGGGAAAATTGCTAAAGCTGGAGGTAGAGTTGTTAAAAATGTTGCTGGTTACGACTTGATGAAGTTATTTACTGGCTCGTATGGCACGCTAGGAATCATTACATCCGTTACCTTCCGCGTCTATCCTATTCCAGAAACTTCAAGTACAGTAGTACTAACTGGAAGTGCAGATGCAATTGCCTCTTCTGTTACAAATCTACGCGCATCAGCTTTAACTCCAGTAGCGTCGGATTTACTCTCACCGCAATTAGTCACAAGTTTAGATCTTGGTAAAGGCTTGGGCTTAGTTGTGCAGTTTCAAAGCCTCAGTGCAAGCGTTCAACAACAAGCTAAATCACTTTTAGAACTAGGACAACAGTTAAATTTACAAGGCGCAGTCTATACAACCGATAATGAGACTAAGTTATGGCAGACATTACAACAACAAATGCGATCGCCTGCTCAACCTACTGAAATTACTTGCAAAATAGGGGTATTACCAACAAAGGCTGTTGCAACGCTTACGCACTTTGAGCCACACATGGGTTTAATTCACACAGGTAGTGGTTTAGGGTTATTGCGGTTAGATACGAATGCGGACAAGCAAAGTATTCTAAAAATGCGAGATTTTTGTCAGTCTCAAGGAGGTTTTCTCGCAGTTTTAGCAGCACCAAAAACAATAAAAGAAACAATTGATGTTTGGGGTTATCAAGGTAGTGCTTTAGAGATAATGCAGCGAATTAAACAACAGTTTGATCCAAATAAGATTTTAAGTCCATCTCGTTTTGTCGGAGGAATTTAA
- a CDS encoding (Fe-S)-binding protein, whose protein sequence is MQTSDPSKDAIPASLSHLTSFDAQHPPDPKLIDTCVHCGFCLSTCPSYRVIGKEMDSPRGRIYLMDAVNEGEIPLSKATVQHFDSCLGCLACVTTCPSGVQYDKLISATRPQVERNYPRSLGDRLYRQLIFSLFPYPNRLRVLLAPLLLYQKLGVQKLVRSTKLLQRVSPRLAAMESILPKITISSFQDKLPTIIPAQGEKRYRVGVILGCVQRLFFSPVNEATVRVLTANGCEVVIPKTQGCCAALPHHQGQEEQAKALARQMIDSFADTGVDAVIINAAGCGHTLKEYGHLLQDDPEYRDRAKAFAASVKDAQEFLATIGLTVKLSPLCEKPLTLVYQDACHLLHGQKISIQPRQLLRQIPGVQLREPLDAALCCGSAGVYNMLQPDVAEELGKQKVHNLLNTGAQLIASANPGCTLQITKHMQQQNKKIAVMHPMELLDYSIRGIQLEQL, encoded by the coding sequence ATGCAAACTTCAGATCCTTCAAAAGATGCAATACCTGCTAGTTTAAGTCATTTAACTAGCTTTGACGCCCAACATCCACCCGATCCGAAGTTAATTGATACATGCGTTCATTGCGGATTTTGCCTATCAACGTGTCCAAGTTACCGTGTCATTGGTAAAGAAATGGATTCTCCACGCGGACGCATCTATCTAATGGATGCTGTCAACGAAGGTGAAATTCCACTTAGTAAAGCTACTGTACAGCATTTTGACTCGTGTTTAGGATGTCTCGCGTGCGTGACAACGTGTCCTTCAGGCGTGCAATACGACAAATTAATTTCTGCGACACGTCCCCAAGTCGAACGCAACTATCCGCGCTCTTTAGGCGATCGCTTATATCGTCAACTCATTTTTTCCTTATTTCCCTATCCCAACCGCCTGCGGGTGTTACTTGCACCTCTACTTCTCTATCAAAAGTTGGGCGTGCAAAAACTTGTACGTTCCACTAAGTTACTTCAACGCGTTTCACCTCGCCTCGCCGCGATGGAATCCATCTTACCAAAAATTACTATTAGCTCCTTTCAAGACAAATTACCAACAATTATTCCTGCCCAAGGCGAAAAACGCTATCGCGTAGGTGTCATTTTGGGTTGCGTACAGCGACTATTTTTCTCTCCAGTTAACGAAGCTACTGTAAGAGTCTTAACTGCAAATGGCTGCGAAGTTGTGATTCCCAAAACGCAAGGCTGTTGTGCTGCTTTACCGCATCACCAAGGACAAGAAGAACAAGCTAAAGCCCTAGCACGTCAAATGATCGATAGCTTTGCTGATACTGGTGTAGATGCAGTCATTATCAACGCAGCTGGCTGCGGTCATACCTTGAAAGAGTACGGACATTTACTGCAAGACGATCCAGAATACCGCGATCGCGCCAAAGCCTTTGCCGCAAGTGTCAAAGATGCCCAAGAGTTTTTGGCTACTATTGGTTTAACAGTAAAGCTTTCGCCCTTGTGCGAAAAACCGCTAACCTTGGTTTATCAGGATGCGTGTCACTTACTACACGGGCAAAAAATTAGCATCCAGCCACGCCAGTTACTGCGACAAATTCCTGGAGTACAACTAAGAGAACCCCTTGATGCAGCATTGTGCTGTGGTAGCGCGGGCGTCTACAATATGCTGCAACCCGACGTTGCTGAGGAGTTAGGTAAGCAGAAAGTCCATAATCTCTTAAATACAGGTGCACAGTTGATTGCTTCGGCAAATCCTGGCTGTACGCTGCAAATTACCAAACACATGCAACAACAGAATAAAAAGATAGCAGTGATGCACCCAATGGAGTTATTAGATTACTCAATTCGTGGAATTCAATTAGAGCAGTTGTAG